From the genome of Hydrogenothermus marinus:
TATTGAAGATAAAGATATAATTATTAAAATTGGATACTCTTTATTCATAAAGTATGGTACAGATATTACAGATTTTGTAAAAAACAGAGGTTTTGACCTGTTTTTAGATTTAAAACTTCATGATATACCAAATACAGTCTATAATGGGGTAAAAGCGGCTCTTTATACAGGAGCAGACTATTTGACAATTCATACCTTAGGTGGTATTAAAATGTTAGAAAAAGCAGTTGAAGCTAAGAAGGATTCAGATTTAAAATTACTTGGCGTTACAATATTAACAAGTCATGATGAAAAATATTTAGATTATATAGGTAGTAAATATTCTATTAAAGAATTAGCTTTAAAACTTTCAAAAAATGCAGTAAATATAGGTATAGATGGCATTGTTTGCTCTGCAGAAGAGGTAAAACAGATAAAAGAAGACATAAAGAAAGAATTTATAGCAGTAGTACCGGGAATAAGAACTGAAAAAATAGAAGGAGATGATCAAAAAAGAGTATTAACACCAGAAGAAGCTATAAATCTTGGAGCCGATATTATTGTTGTAGGAAGGCCTATAATAAAAGCAAAAGATCCAAATAAAAAAATTAAAGAAATAAAAGAAAGAATAAATTAATGAAACAAACTTTAAATTTAAAACTTTCAAATAAGCTTGTAATTACTTTAAGTTTAAAACAACAGATAAAAATTTTAACTTTAAATAAATTAGAACTTAAAGAAGAAATAAGACATGAGCTTGAGGAAAATCCATTTTTAGAAGAGATAGCAAATTTAGAATCTGATTATATGCCTTTAAAAGATTTATCTTCTTATTATAATGAAGATGAAGAGATTTCATTATCTAATAGAATAGCTTATACACCAACACTTTTTGATATCCTTGATTTTCAGATAGATTTAGAATTTGAAGGCAAAGAAAAAGATATTGCAAGAGAAATTATTGGAAATTTAGATGAAAAAGGTTTATTAGATGTAGATATAGAAGATATTGCAAATAAGCTTAAAGTTTCAAAAGAAAAAGTAGAAGAAGTTAGAAAAAGGGTTTTAAAATTAGAACCAACTGGTATTGGTGCTAAAAGCATAGAGGAATATTTAATTACTCAATATGAAGAAAGATATGGAAAAGATGAAGTTGTAGAAAAAATTATTAAAGAAGATGCTTTTTATCTAAATGATATTGAATATTTAAAAGAAAAATATTCTTCTATTCATGAAGAGGAATTAAAGGACAAAATCTGTAATATAAAGCAACTTACACCATATCCAACTTTTGATTTATCTTTGGATAATGTTCAATATATAGAACCTGATATATTTATTGTTGAAAAAGAAGATGGATTTGATATAAAAATAAATGAAACAGGTATTCCTAATTTAAAATTAACTACTCAGTATAAAAAATTAATTAATAAAAAAGATTTATCACCAGAAACTAAAAAGTTTTTAGAAGAAAAATTGGAAAAAGCAATAGGAATAATTAAAGGGATTCAACAAAGAAGAGAAAATTTAGAAAAGATAACAAAAGCTTTAGTAGAAGCCCAAACTGAATTTCTAAAAAAAGGTAAAGCATATTTAAAACCATTAACGTTAAAAGATATTTCTGAAAAAGTTGAATTACATGAATCAACTATTAGTAGAATTATTTCAAATAAATATGCATATACGCCTCTTGGGGTTATTCCTTTAAAATCTTTCCTTGCTTCAAAAGTAAGCAAGCTCAGTCAAGATATATCTTCAGAAAAAGTAAAATATCTTATAAAAGAGATTATTGAAAAAGAAGATAAGAAAAAACCTTTAAGTGACGAAGGAATATCTAAGGTACTTAGAAAAGAATATGGAATTAGAGTAGCAAGAAGGACAATAGCAAAATATAGAGAAGAATTAAAAATACCAAATTCAACTGCAAGGAGGAAGAAAAAATGAAGATTGAACATGTAGGAAAAAACATCCAAGTTACAGATTTTATTAAAGATTATGCAGAGCATAAACTGGAAAAATTAAAGCCATATTTGAAGGATATTGATATATCTGAAGATTCTGTTATTGTAAAAATAACCTATGATTTTGAAAAACATAGACATAGAAATAGAGTAGATATAGATATTTATTTTAATACTCCAGGCGGTGGAGTAATTCATGCATGGGAGGAAAGCAATGATTTATATGCAGCTATAGATTTTGTAATAGATGAAGTAGAAAGACAGCTTGTAAGATTAAAAGCAAGAAGAGTAGAAGAAAGAAGAAGACTTGCCAAACTAAAAGAACAAGAAAGAAGAACTGCAGTTGAAGAAGAAAGCATAAAAAAACCATTAATTACTTTAGAGCCTTTACCTATGGAAAAACCTATGACAGTTGATGATGCAAGACTATTACTTGAAGAAATGGGAGCATTTTTCTTACCTTTTAGAAATGCAGAAACAGGTGAAATTAATGTAATATATAGAAAAAAAGCTGGGAACTATGGACTTATAGCACCAGGAGTTTAAATAAAAAAAAAGGGGCTTATGTCCCCTTTTTATAAATATCTTCAAATGTTTTTCCTTTTTTTATAAATTCCAGCATTTTTAAATCTTCTTTTGAAAGGTTTGTTTTTTCTAATAAATCAGGCCTTTTTTTATATGTTTTTTCAAGCTGTTTCCATCTTCTCCATTTTTTTATTAATTCATGATGCCCAGATAATAAAATTTCAGGTACTTTCATATTTTTATATTCTGCAGGCCTTGTATAATTAGGATACCCTAAAAGATTGTCAGAAAAAGAATCCACTTTTAAACTATCTTCATCACCTACAACACCGGGAACTAACCTTGATACTGCATCTATAATTACAACAGCAGCAGGCTCACCACCTGATAAAATAAAATCTCCTATGGAAACCTCTTCATCAACAATTGTTTTTACCCTTTCATCAACTCCTTCATATCTTCCACAAATAATTAATATTTCATCCTTTTTAGAAAGCTCTTTTGCAAACTCTTGATTAAATCTTCTTCCCCAAGGCTCTGTAATTAAAACATAAGGTTTATATCCTTTTTCTAATATACTTTCATAAGCTTTAAAAATAGGTTCTGGTTTCAAAAGCATACCAGGGCCGCCGCCATATACTACATCATCTACAGTTTTATGTTTATCAGTAGTAAAATCTCGTGGATTTATATTTTCAATAGATATTAATCCTTTTTTTATAGCCTGTTTTATAATACCTGTCT
Proteins encoded in this window:
- the hpf gene encoding ribosome hibernation-promoting factor, HPF/YfiA family yields the protein MKIEHVGKNIQVTDFIKDYAEHKLEKLKPYLKDIDISEDSVIVKITYDFEKHRHRNRVDIDIYFNTPGGGVIHAWEESNDLYAAIDFVIDEVERQLVRLKARRVEERRRLAKLKEQERRTAVEEESIKKPLITLEPLPMEKPMTVDDARLLLEEMGAFFLPFRNAETGEINVIYRKKAGNYGLIAPGV
- the trmD gene encoding tRNA (guanosine(37)-N1)-methyltransferase TrmD; the protein is MKKFFTISIFPQLIEGLKETGIIKQAIKKGLISIENINPRDFTTDKHKTVDDVVYGGGPGMLLKPEPIFKAYESILEKGYKPYVLITEPWGRRFNQEFAKELSKKDEILIICGRYEGVDERVKTIVDEEVSIGDFILSGGEPAAVVIIDAVSRLVPGVVGDEDSLKVDSFSDNLLGYPNYTRPAEYKNMKVPEILLSGHHELIKKWRRWKQLEKTYKKRPDLLEKTNLSKEDLKMLEFIKKGKTFEDIYKKGT
- the pyrF gene encoding orotidine-5'-phosphate decarboxylase; amino-acid sequence: MKKKKRLAVALDFTTIEEAEKFLYNIEDKDIIIKIGYSLFIKYGTDITDFVKNRGFDLFLDLKLHDIPNTVYNGVKAALYTGADYLTIHTLGGIKMLEKAVEAKKDSDLKLLGVTILTSHDEKYLDYIGSKYSIKELALKLSKNAVNIGIDGIVCSAEEVKQIKEDIKKEFIAVVPGIRTEKIEGDDQKRVLTPEEAINLGADIIVVGRPIIKAKDPNKKIKEIKERIN
- the rpoN gene encoding RNA polymerase factor sigma-54, with translation MKQTLNLKLSNKLVITLSLKQQIKILTLNKLELKEEIRHELEENPFLEEIANLESDYMPLKDLSSYYNEDEEISLSNRIAYTPTLFDILDFQIDLEFEGKEKDIAREIIGNLDEKGLLDVDIEDIANKLKVSKEKVEEVRKRVLKLEPTGIGAKSIEEYLITQYEERYGKDEVVEKIIKEDAFYLNDIEYLKEKYSSIHEEELKDKICNIKQLTPYPTFDLSLDNVQYIEPDIFIVEKEDGFDIKINETGIPNLKLTTQYKKLINKKDLSPETKKFLEEKLEKAIGIIKGIQQRRENLEKITKALVEAQTEFLKKGKAYLKPLTLKDISEKVELHESTISRIISNKYAYTPLGVIPLKSFLASKVSKLSQDISSEKVKYLIKEIIEKEDKKKPLSDEGISKVLRKEYGIRVARRTIAKYREELKIPNSTARRKKK